The Nitrospirota bacterium genome contains the following window.
AAGTCCACCTTGGAGTCGGTGGTCGTGCCGCTGGGCCGCCTGCCGAGAAAATAATCCATCGTGTCTTCATCATCAGGCGATGCGGGAATGTCGTCTCCGGCATAGACGCGGTGGATATTGGTCAGGAAGATATTGCCCGTGGGCCGAGTGATGCGCACGTCGTCCTGTACGTGCAGTGTCAGTTGAAAATCGTCTCGCCAGTTGCGTCCGTCCACGCCATTGTCCGGCAAGACCGGGTCGTCTTTCAAAAAGATACGCAGACCCTGAAAATCCTTATAGATGCGGTCCAGCACGATGATGTTGGGCGCAATCACCAGAAAGTTGCGCGCAAGCTGCGACTCCGGCTCATATAACTTGTGGTAAAAGCTCCATGCCAGCACCAGGCTAAGCACCTTCGTCTTGCCTGTGCCGGTCGCCATTTTCACCACAAAGCGCCGCCAGGTCTCGTCAAACATTCCTGTGGAGACCGCTCCGCTACTGTCGAAGCGCATCAGGTCGTACTTGTCCTGCACTCCCACCACGTCATAGAGGTATATAATCGTTTCCAGCGCCTCTCGCTGGGCAAAGTAATACTGGAACCCGGCCATTGTGCCGTCGGTCTGGGGCAGCAGGTGCGGGGTATTGAACCAGTAGTTGAGCAGGCTCTTGCTCGTGTTCGTTGCCCCCACGTAGCCGCTGTCCCGCCACTCCTTCACCTTCCGGCGCAGTTGCGGTACTAAGGGCGGCATCAGCTTTTCAGAACTGGACTCCCGCAGGGCTTCATCCGCCGGAAACCAGCGGATGGCCGGGTCGAGGATGGCGTGGGGCGATTCGGGAAAGTTGGGATGGAGCGCCATTATTTGTTCCCCGCTTCAAGGCGCCTGATTCCTGTGTCGTTTGTCAGAAGCCTCATCTGCTGGATTGCGATCTGGTTCAACTTGCAGAGCCGCTCTGCCTGTGGTGTCTTTTCCTGGATGAAAAGGGCATTGAGATTTTCCAGATTAGAGAGGCAAACGAGCTGCGACACATTCGCGTAGTCTCGAATATTGCCCTTCTGGCCCGGATGGCTGTCGCGCCATTGCTGGGCGGTCATGCCGAATAGAGCCATGTTCAGGACATCCGCCTCCGAGGCGTAGATCAGGTCCGTCTGGCGCAGAGTGAGTTTCGGCGGGATCAAGTTCTCCTTGACGGCATCGGTATGAATCCGGTAGTTTATTTTGGTCAGATTCCGCCGGATATCCCAGCCCAGTTGCTTCCGCTCTTCGTCCTTTAGGCGCTGGAACTCCATGATAAGGTACAGCTTAAACTGCGGGGATAACCACGAGGCAAATTCAAAGGCAATATCACGATGGGCAAATGTTCCCCCACCATAACGTCCTGATTTTGAGAAAAACCCGATGGCCTGTGTTGCATCAATCCATTTACGCGGCGTCAGATTAAAACTATTCAGACCAGCTTGGCTTTTAAAGGTTACGAATTCGTTACTGTTAAAACGCGGGTTGTGCAATTCCTCCCATATTCCTATGAACTCCAAGGTGTTGCGATTACGCATCCAGCTATAAATCATCGTATCATCACCAAAGTTTTTGACCATATCTGTCAACGAAATATAATCCTGTTCGTTTTTCTGATAATAGGCGATTGCTGCTCCGAGAACCGTTACTTTATCCATTTTGTCATCCTTCACATGTTAATCCAAACCCCTCGAATTCGAGGGGTTTAAAATCCGGATTGTTCAGTACATGGATCTCCTCCATTATTTCTTACCTCCCACGGTCACTTCAACAATGGTCATCGTGTCGTTGCCGAAGATGTCCACCACCTTGACCGCCATCTTGCGCCGCCCCGGAGGGCATTCGTGAAAGACGCTGGTCAGTTCCAGCGAGCGGTTCTTCCTGGTGCGGAAGGATTGCCACTCGTTTTCAAAGATGTAATCCCCGGTCCAGCGCTCTTCCCATTCGCCGCCCTGCCCTGAGCTTGTCGAAGGGTCGTTCTTCACGCGCACGATCTCGCGCTTGCTCTCAAAGTTGAAATCTACCGACCAGTAATCAATCCAGTCTGTCCACTTTTTTGTGAGCACCTCGCGGCTGACGATGCCCTTAGCGTTCTTGCTCACCTTCACGATCTGCCCCTTCTCCACCACTATCTTGCTGGCCTTGTCCTTGAGCGTCGCCTCCGCGTTGGCGATTGAATCCTGAGAATAAAAGACTGAAAAGTCGGTCAGCTCCACCGCCACACTGTTCTTCTTGATGTGCGGCTTGACCTCGATAGCCGCTACATCGTGAAAGACCACCTGATTCTTTTCCACCGCCCGCTTGTCGAACACCTCGGCAGGGATGTACTTGGGGGCGATGTCAATGCCCTTGGCGCGGGCTTCGTCCAGCACATTGGGAAAGAGCCCCATCTCGAATTCGAAACCCAGTATGTCCACGCGAGTGATGTGCTTCTGACGGCATTCCAGAATCACCTCTTCCACGAACAGGCGCGTCACCGGCAGGTTGACCGGTCCCACCGCCACCAGCCGCCCGGCCTTCTTGCCATGGAAGGTGGCAAAGCCGTCGGTCTTTTCGGCGCGGTAGGCGCGCAGGATCAGGTCAACGAAAGCGGCTTCCTTTTCCGCCAGTTGCTTTTGCTGTTCCGCCTCGCGCAGGTTGGGGTTGACGCCGATGTAATGCTGGCGCTCGTACTTGCCCAGGTTGAGGATCTCAAAGGCGCGGTAGTCCTTGCCTTCGGCTTTCAACTGCCGCTGAACGCCGATCAGCCGCTTGCGAGTGGTGTGGATGGCAAACTTGCCCAGGTCGCTGACGATCCACTTGCGCCCCAATTTCTCAGCCACAGCGGCGGTGGTGCCGGAGCCGCAGAAGAAGTCTGCGACGAGATCACCTTCGTTGGAGGAAGCTTTGATGATCCGTTCGAGCAGGGCTTCGGGCTTTTGGGTGGCGTAGCCAGCAGCTTCCTTTGCCTGAGAGTTTATAGAGTTCAGGTCATCCCAAATGTCTTGCACGGGAACACCTGGCATCTCGTCAAGATAGCGTTTATAGCGCGGTACGGCTCCTTCGCTCGGTTGAACAATCCTGCCCTCTTCGTATAGCTCCTGCATTCGTTTCTGGGAGTAACGCCAATCCCGTCCTGCTTCCTGAACGAAGACAATTCCCGGTGTTCTTTTTTTATCCCATCATCTGTAAAGGTTACGATAAATTCAACCTGGCCGACTTCATCTGCGGGGCCGCCTTTCTTTGTTTCCAGGATCTCAAAGGCATGCCACTCTGCACTCTCTGCCCAGTCCCGGGTGCTTTTTTCGTCATAGTCCGACCGGAAATCGGGATGGAGGGATGTAAAGATATACCCCATCTCTTTTTTGACGTATGCGCTGTACCGAGAACGCATAAGTTGTTCAGCGGTTAATGCAGGCCGCTCTGCCTTTATCAAAGGCCGGCAGCATTCAGCATAAGCGATATTAGAACCGCAGGGGCAGAGATCCATGTTTAACTCCTTATAAAATAATGAATGCTTTCCATTCAGCCGTCGCCTGGAATTTGTTTTTTCGAGGGTATAGTAACAGGATGATTTTTGGGTGTCAACAGAGCATTACCAATCAAAAACTCCCTTGACACCTCAGATTTTGTAGATTAGGATAACGCTGGTTTTTGATTTTCCTATAGAATTATTAACTCCCCTGTACTGGAAAAAGAATCGCAACTCTGATACATTTGTTGTGATTCAATCAAGATATAAGGAAGGATTTGATCATGTTTAGAATATACCAAAAAATAATCTTAATCGTAATGACTTCCTTTCTTTCAACGGGCATGGCAACCGGACTCGCCTTTGGAAATTTGATTACCCTCACACTGGATGCCAAAGAAGATGCTGGTATATTCCCCGGGCAGGCGGCCTATCTCAGGTTCGTAGCAGAAAATGATGTAAATAATGTACTTCTTACAGTTTTACCGTCCACAAACCTGCCATTCACTTCCGCTTCCTATCATGACTATGCATTCAATCAGGGGCTCAGCAACTGGTTAATTGAATCTGCCGGAAACATATGGTCATCTGATCAAATTATAGGAGAATCTCTGACAGGTCTGCAGGCCGG
Protein-coding sequences here:
- a CDS encoding KilA-N domain-containing protein; this encodes MDKVTVLGAAIAYYQKNEQDYISLTDMVKNFGDDTMIYSWMRNRNTLEFIGIWEELHNPRFNSNEFVTFKSQAGLNSFNLTPRKWIDATQAIGFFSKSGRYGGGTFAHRDIAFEFASWLSPQFKLYLIMEFQRLKDEERKQLGWDIRRNLTKINYRIHTDAVKENLIPPKLTLRQTDLIYASEADVLNMALFGMTAQQWRDSHPGQKGNIRDYANVSQLVCLSNLENLNALFIQEKTPQAERLCKLNQIAIQQMRLLTNDTGIRRLEAGNK
- a CDS encoding site-specific DNA-methyltransferase is translated as MQDIWDDLNSINSQAKEAAGYATQKPEALLERIIKASSNEGDLVADFFCGSGTTAAVAEKLGRKWIVSDLGKFAIHTTRKRLIGVQRQLKAEGKDYRAFEILNLGKYERQHYIGVNPNLREAEQQKQLAEKEAAFVDLILRAYRAEKTDGFATFHGKKAGRLVAVGPVNLPVTRLFVEEVILECRQKHITRVDILGFEFEMGLFPNVLDEARAKGIDIAPKYIPAEVFDKRAVEKNQVVFHDVAAIEVKPHIKKNSVAVELTDFSVFYSQDSIANAEATLKDKASKIVVEKGQIVKVSKNAKGIVSREVLTKKWTDWIDYWSVDFNFESKREIVRVKNDPSTSSGQGGEWEERWTGDYIFENEWQSFRTRKNRSLELTSVFHECPPGRRKMAVKVVDIFGNDTMTIVEVTVGGKK
- a CDS encoding SEC-C domain-containing protein — its product is MDLCPCGSNIAYAECCRPLIKAERPALTAEQLMRSRYSAYVKKEMGYIFTSLHPDFRSDYDEKSTRDWAESAEWHAFEILETKKGGPADEVGQVEFIVTFTDDGIKKEHRELSSFRKQDGIGVTPRNECRSYTKRAGLFNRAKEPYRAINAILTRCQVFPCKTFGMT